A DNA window from Pseudomonadota bacterium contains the following coding sequences:
- a CDS encoding PilT/PilU family type 4a pilus ATPase, whose amino-acid sequence MEFRDLVDSLHDVLAAAVREDASDIYIRAGLAPCLRIEGGLAFIEMDPLRPEVTEAICQLVMKPAHREAFEKRPEANLVYEVEGVGRFRCNVYRQRGTWAMVMRKVRDEILDFEALRIPDVAKKLSLLKRGLVLVTGPTGSGKSTTLAAMVKYRNQNSTGHIVTIEDPIEYLHTDLNCIVSQREVGTDTVNFQDALESALRQAPDVLLIGEMRDQQSVKAAVYFAETGHLVLSTLHSNNATQTVERVVQFFPTEIHDQVYAQLSLNLRGVVSQRLVPRSDIEGRVAAVEVMTVNARVQELLRSGELTQLKRELDLFAPEGMQSFDASLLALYREGLISPEDAVRFSDNANDMRLKLKTMPVYIKSSGREDPRYQSTPYQSVGPRRGDAGAPAAVEGDERTS is encoded by the coding sequence ATGGAGTTCAGAGACCTTGTAGACAGCCTTCACGACGTGCTTGCGGCGGCCGTTCGGGAAGACGCGTCCGACATCTACATCCGCGCGGGCCTCGCTCCGTGCCTGCGCATCGAGGGCGGCCTGGCCTTCATCGAGATGGATCCCCTGCGGCCAGAGGTCACCGAGGCCATCTGCCAGCTGGTGATGAAGCCGGCCCATCGAGAGGCGTTCGAGAAGCGGCCCGAAGCCAATCTGGTCTATGAGGTCGAGGGCGTGGGGCGGTTCCGATGCAATGTGTATCGCCAGCGCGGCACCTGGGCCATGGTGATGCGAAAGGTGCGCGACGAGATCCTCGATTTCGAGGCGCTTCGCATCCCGGACGTGGCCAAGAAGCTCAGCCTGCTCAAGCGCGGGCTCGTGCTCGTGACGGGCCCCACGGGCAGCGGAAAGTCGACCACGCTGGCGGCGATGGTGAAGTATCGCAACCAGAACTCGACCGGCCACATCGTCACCATCGAAGACCCCATCGAGTACCTGCACACCGATCTCAACTGCATCGTGAGCCAGCGCGAGGTGGGCACCGACACCGTGAACTTCCAGGACGCCCTCGAGAGCGCCCTGCGCCAGGCCCCGGACGTGCTGCTCATCGGTGAGATGCGCGACCAGCAGAGCGTGAAGGCGGCGGTGTACTTCGCCGAGACCGGCCACCTCGTGCTGTCGACCCTGCACAGCAACAACGCCACGCAGACCGTGGAGCGCGTCGTGCAGTTCTTTCCCACCGAGATCCACGATCAGGTCTATGCCCAGCTCTCGCTGAACCTGCGCGGGGTCGTCTCGCAGCGTCTGGTGCCCCGCAGCGACATCGAGGGGCGCGTGGCGGCTGTCGAGGTCATGACGGTGAATGCGCGCGTTCAAGAGCTCCTGCGCAGCGGCGAGCTCACCCAGCTCAAGCGCGAGCTCGATCTCTTCGCCCCCGAGGGCATGCAGAGCTTCGACGCCTCGCTGCTGGCGCTGTATCGCGAAGGCCTGATCTCCCCGGAAGACGCCGTGCGCTTCTCTGACAATGCCAACGACATGCGTCTGAAGCTGAAGACGATGCCCGTCTACATCAAGAGCAGCGGTCGTGAAGATCCCCGCTATCAGAGCACGCCCTACCAGAGCGTGGGCCCTCGTCGAGGCGACGCAGGCGCGCCAGCCGCGGTCGAGGGTGACGAACGAACGTCATGA